The Halotia branconii CENA392 region TTGAAATGGACGACGGATTCTTGTCTGGATTTTATCTGCAACCACAAGACAACCTTTTAAAGCTTCTAAAGGTTGTTCATTTATAACGCGAGTTAAAATTTTTACCACAGCTTGACGGCTACGATTGCGCGATCGCAATAATAGAATACCCGGATGCGAACCTGTTGGAAAACGGCGAACATCAGAAAAATCTAAATCAAGAGTAATAAAAAATCTTTCCTCAGCACAGACTTCTTGCCAAACAACTTCATCTTTCGCACCAGATAGCCCTTCATCCGTGACACGTTCAGCGTTATAACCAGATTGTTGTAAAAACTCAACGTGGCTTTGTGCCATGTTTTCGTCAAGTTTCACTAACATTTTTGTCATCGTAGTGGTAACAGTTCCTCTTCTCTGGTTAGTTCTGCTGCATAGGCAATAGCAGCTTTGACATCTTCTAAAGTTAATGGTGGATAATCTGTGACGATTTCTTCAAAGGTCAGCCCATCAGCAAGATTATCAAGGACTACAGATACCATAATGCGTGTACCTTTAATACATGCTTTACCGTGACACACATTTGGGTTGATGCTGATGCGTTCTTGCCAGTTAGTCATGGTTGGGTTTGTTGGAAATTTTAGTTAATTTTATTTTAGGATGTGTGGTGCTGCGATCGCTCTTTTAGCTAGCGTTACGATAACTTTAAGATTATGTCAACTGAAAAGCTTGGCTCATCACTGTATTTAGCTGCTGAAGTTGACTTATTGCTAATTTACCTATA contains the following coding sequences:
- a CDS encoding DUF5615 family PIN-like protein, with product MTKMLVKLDENMAQSHVEFLQQSGYNAERVTDEGLSGAKDEVVWQEVCAEERFFITLDLDFSDVRRFPTGSHPGILLLRSRNRSRQAVVKILTRVINEQPLEALKGCLVVADKIQTRIRRPFQNS
- a CDS encoding DUF433 domain-containing protein, which produces MTNWQERISINPNVCHGKACIKGTRIMVSVVLDNLADGLTFEEIVTDYPPLTLEDVKAAIAYAAELTREEELLPLR